A portion of the Channa argus isolate prfri chromosome 19, Channa argus male v1.0, whole genome shotgun sequence genome contains these proteins:
- the arhgap12b gene encoding rho GTPase-activating protein 12b isoform X10, whose protein sequence is MRRAFSIFRGYRRAGEDDDEVFVCGPGCKTTSPTGQGRSNSPVYTNLQELKISQSSMPPVPSSSPLHILGDWETHKDLSGRHFYYNRATGERTWKPPRTRDTSGSISSIRGDSQGTVEIEPLSSEENCHSTHSSQSDSQYGSPPRGWSEELDEHGHTLYVSEYTQEKWIKHVDEQGRPYYYSADGSRSEWELPKYNISPQTSEVPKSRSLERKQQDPIVLTKWRHSTYVLELNDKFLFKLWQFASDLHTRRFHLSLYQDNECAPVPKQSSPDSDSCPSSPKHPSTPSEKCGVLNVTKITENGKKVRKNWTSSWTVLQGSSLLFAKGQGGSTSWSYYRSGSIPELLLTLLSNWKRSVKPRPAVAFVNCRPVQAAAKFGSNQSKPEFTIDLRGASVEWASKDKSSKKHVIELKTRQGTELLIQSEIDSVINDWYRALTETINTHAWESDEAIEEDMPESPGTEKQDKEKDHRDSKKNRVMKTSVSMDSSDQKKTRMKLKKFLTRRPTYQAVRDKGYIKDQVFGCSLTSLCQRENTSVPDFVKICIDHVENTGLNVDGLYRVSGNLAVIQKLRFAVNHDEKVDLNDSKWEDIHVTTGALKMFFRELPEPLFTYGSFNDFVNAIKCSDYKQRVNSIKDLIKKLPKPNHDTMQSLFKHLRRVIDHGEANRMTTQSVAIVFGPTLLRPETETGNIAVHMVYQNQIVELILLEYESVFGR, encoded by the exons ATGCGTCGTGCATTCAGCATATTCAGAGGTTACAGGAGAGCCGGGGAGGATGACGATGAGGTGTTCGTGTGCGGCCCAGGATGCAAG ACAACATCACCTACAGGCCAGGGCCGGTCCAACTCTCCTGTCTACACCAATCTCCAGGAGCTAAAGATCTCACAGTCCAGTATGCCACCTGTGCCCTCTAGCTCTCCTCTCCATATCCTGGGTGACTGGGAAACTCATAAAGACCTAAGTGGAAGACATTTCTACTACAACCGAGCAACTGGAGAGCGGACCTGGAAGCCACCACGCACCAGGGACACCAGTGGCAGCATCAGTAGTATTCGGGGAGACAGCCAGGGAACAGTGGAAATTGAG CCATTGTCTTCAGAGGAAAACTGCCACAGCACCCACTCCAGTCAGTCCGACAGCCAGTACGGGTCACCACCTAGAGGCTGGTCTGAGGAGCTGGATGAGCATGGACACACTCTTTACGTGTCTGAATACACACAAGAAAAG TGGATAAAGCATGTGGACGAACAAGGCCGGCCCTACTACTACAGCGCTGATGGATCCAGGTCTGAATGGGAACTTCCTAAG TATAATATCTCCCCTCAGACCAGTGAGGTTCCCAAGAGTCGCAGTCTGGAAAGGAAGCAGCAGGATCCCATTGTCCTCACCAAGTGGAGACACAGCACCTATGTGTTAGAACTCAATGACAAG TTCTTGTTCAAACTCTGGCAGTTCGCTTCAGACCTGCACACAAGGAGATTTCACCTCTCTCTTTACCAAGATAAT GAGTGTGCTCCGGTGCCCAAGCAGAGCTCTCCCGACTCTGACTCCTGCCCCTCATCTCCTAAGCACCCCTCAACT CCTTCAGAGAAGTGTGGCGTCCTCAATGTCACCAAAATCACAGAGAATGGAAAGAAAGTCAG GAAGAACTGGACCTCATCATGGACGGTGCTGCAGGGTTCCTCACTGCTCTTTGCCAAGGGGCAAGGGGGCAGCACTAGCTGG TCCTACTACCGCAGCGGCTCCATCCCAGAGCTGCTCCTCACTCTCCTTAGTAACTGGAAGCGCTCAGTCAAGCCTCGTCCTGCTGTGGCCTTTGTGAACTGTAGGCCTGTGCAGGCTGCTGCT AAGTTTGGCAGCAACCAGTCAAAGCCCGAGTTCACCATTGACCTGCGAGGGGCGTCTGTGGAGTGGGCCTCCAAGGACAAGTCCAGCAAGAAACATGTCATAGAG CTGAAGACCCGTCAGGGGACAGAGCTGCTTATCCAGTCAGAGATCGACAGCGTGATCAATGACTGGTACCGGGCCCTCACAGAGACCATCAATACACAT GCCTGGGAGTCAGATGAGGCCATTGAAGAAGACATGCCTGAGTCTCCAGGAACTGAAAAACAGGACAAGGAGAAAGACCACCGGGATTCCAAGAAGAACAGGG TGATGAAGACATCTGTGAGTATGGACTCATCAGACCAGAAGAAAACCCGGATGAAGCTCAAAAAGTTCCTGACACGTCGACCAACATATCAGGCCGTTAGAGACAAAGGGTATATCAAAG ATCAGGTGTTTGGCTGCAGTCTGACAAGTCTGTGCCAGCGGGAGAACACATCAGTGCCCGACTTTGTCAAAATTTGTATCGATCATGTAGAGAACACAG GTCTCAATGTTGACGGCTTATACAGAGTGAGCGGAAACCTGGCGGTGATACAGAAGCTGCGCTTTGCTGTGAATCACG ATGAGAAGGTGGATCTGAATGACAGTAAGTGGGAGGACATCCATGTCACCACTGGAGCTCTGAAGATGTTCTTCAGGGAGCTTCCCGAGCCTCTTTTTACATACGGATCCTTTAATGACTTTGTTAATGCTATCA AATGTTCAGACTACAAGCAGCGAGTGAATTCAATTAAAGACTTAATCAAGAAGTTGCCAAAACCAAACCACGACACAATGCAGAGCCTGTTCAAGCACCTGCGGAG GGTGATTGACCATGGCGAGGCCAACCGCATGACCACCCAGAGTGTGGCCATCGTGTTCGGACCCACGCTGCTCAGACCAGAGACTGAGACGGGAAACATCGCCGTCCACATGGTCTATCAGAACCAGATAGTGGAGCTCATATTGCTCGAGTACGAAAGCGTCTTCGGGAGGTAG